The following proteins are encoded in a genomic region of Heliangelus exortis chromosome 7, bHelExo1.hap1, whole genome shotgun sequence:
- the DNA2 gene encoding DNA replication ATP-dependent helicase/nuclease DNA2 isoform X2, with the protein MAESFQKKVTDSSDTILRNGLNNRYRVLEVRAIERNGSDPEKHLTITASQSLEDTELCILRNGWESVPVVPGDIIHLEGECNSGTWIINEQSGYLVLYPDLLLSGTTISNSIRCMRRAVLSERFRGSESGSRQTLIGTILHEIFQQSVTNNLSREKVEELASKIVCGQKYLKELYHLNLKQAEIMQEVEEYLPSFFKWAEDFIHNPANQNKMQLKLSNGEKLEDLSSTIQVVDILDVEENIWSPRFGLKGKIDVTARVKIHRQSGVQSRIVPLELKSGKESNSIEHRSQVILYTLLNLERRVDPEAGFLLYLKTGTMYPVSGARMDRRELMKLRNHVAFYLMHSTYKSTVGQHQSQLAALPPVTEDSQACKYCSQIHNCFLYSRAVEEKIASVSFPPALVPIIEKETRHLKPSHLEYFSLWYLMLTLELQSGEGKKGYKNIWTIPSSEREKAGDCVGNMIRIDEVQEISEGQYLHFFQRRNGAIPGTNLLVGDRVVVSGEENGLLGLATGYVREVSVTKVSCLLGRNLSKLPKNTILRLDHEEGDFGIGVPFENLSKLMKDTPVSERLRNLIIDFQKPCFIQHLSSVLPPEAKETVANILKGLNKPQKQAMKQVLLSKDYTLIVGMPGTGKTTTICALVRILSACGFSVLLTSFTHTAVDNILLKLAKFKVGFLRLGRAQKVHPDIRKFTEEEICRSRSIKSVADLEEIYNSQPVVATSCMGVSHPIFVKKQFDFCIVDEASQISQLICLGPLFCSKRFVLVGDHQQLPPLVLNAEARDLGMSESLFKRLEQNQNAVVQLTVQYRMNSKIMSLSNKLVYEGKLECGSEKVSNATVNLPNLKKLKLDLADASKTWLKVVLDPDTPVCFLNTEKVPAPEHAEKGGVSNITEAKLVLFLTSLFIKAGCKPSDIGIISPYRHQLKTITDLMAKLKENRVEVNTVDKYQGRDKSIIIVSFVRNSNDENLGALLKDWRRLNVAITRAKHKLILVGCVPSLCRYPPLEKLLCHLQSEAMIFNLPAGAHESIHKCNIL; encoded by the exons ATGGCGGAGAG ttttcagaagaaagtgACAGACTCCTCTGACACAATACTTAGGAATGGGTTGAACAACAGATATCGTGTGTTGGAAGTCAGAGCAATAGAGAGAAATGGAAGTGACCCTGAGAAACACTTGACAATTACAGCATCTCAGTCACTGGAAGATACAGAACTGTGCATCCTCAGGAATGGCTG GGAGTCTGTTCCAGTTGTTCCAGGAGACATCATTCATTTAGAAGGAGAGTGTAATTCTGGTACCTGGATCATAAATGAACAGTCTGGATATCTGGTTCTGTACCCAGATCTGCTGCTTTCTGGCACTACGATATCAAATAGTATTCGATGTATGAGAAGAGCAGTGCTGAGTGAAAGGTTTAGG GGCTCAGAGTCTGGTTCACGCCAAACACTCATTGGTACCATTCTTCACGAAATTTTCCAGCAATCTGTAACAAATAATTTGTCACGAGAAAAAGTAGAAGAACTAGCAAGTAAAATTGTGTGTGGACAGAAGTATCTCAAAGAACT GTATCACTTAAATCTGAAACAAGCAGAAATAATGCAGGAAGTAGAAGAATATTTGccatcattttttaaatgggCAGAAGACTTCATACACAATCCAGCtaaccaaaataaaatgcaactaAAACT gtcAAATGGTGAAAAACTAGAAGATCTCTCTTCCACAATACAGGTTGTTGATATCTTGGATGTTGAGGAGAACATCTGGTCTCCcaggtttgggttgaaaggaaAGATTGATGTTACAGCCAGGGTCAAAATCCATCGCCAGTCTGGAGTACAGTCCAGGATAGTGCCATTAGAGCTCAAGTCTGGCAAGGAATCTAACTCCATAGAGCACAGAAGTCAG GTTATTCTGTACACGTTGTTGAATTTAGAAAGGAGAGTAGATCCTGAAGCTGGATTTCTTCTTTATCTTAAAACTGGTACTATGTATCCTGTTTCTGGAGCTCGCATGGACCGAAGAG AATTAATGAAGTTAAGAAACCATGTGGCCTTCTACTTAATGCACAGCACTTATAAATCTACTGTTGGACAACATCAGTCACAGCTTGCTGCTTTGCCTCCTGTAACTGAAGACAGTCAAGCCTGTAAATATTGCTCCCAAATACACAATTGCTTTCTGTACagcag AGCTGTAGAAGAAAAGATTGCCAGCGTgtcttttcctccagctctggtACCCATTATTGAGAAAGAGACTCGGCACCTCAAACCCTCCCATTTAGAGTATTTCAGCCTGTGGTATCTAATGCTAACCTTGGAGCTGCAAagtggagaggggaaaaagggatataaaaatatatggaCGATACCTTCTTCGGAAAG AGAGAAGGCTGGTGACTGTGTTGGAAACATGATCAGAATTGATGAAGTGCAGGAAATTTCTGAAGGACAGTATCTACATTTTTTCCAACGTAGAAATGGTGCCATACCTGGAACAAATTTATTGGTTGGTGATCGAGTGGTAGTGAGTGGAGAGGAAAATGGTTTACTTGGATTGGCTACTGGCTATGTTAGAGAAGTCAGTGTGACAAAAGTCTCCTGTTTGTTGGGCAG AAATTTGTCAAAGCTCCCCAAGAACACCATACTTAGGTTGGATCATGAAGAAGGAGATTTTGGCATAGGAGTCCCCTTTGAAAATCTTTCTAAACTAATGAAAGATACCCCAGTCAg TGAAAGGCTCCGCAACTTGATAATTGACTTCCAGAAGCCATGTTTTATTCAGCATTTGAGCTCTGTCCTTCCTCCAGAAGCAAAGGAAACtgttgcaaatattttaaagg gtcTGAATAAGCCTCAGAAACAGGCAATGAAGCAAGTGCTACTTTCGAAGGACTACACGCTTATTGTGGGTATGCCTGGAACAGGAAAAACGACCACAATATGTGCTCTA GTGAGAATTCTTTCTGCTTGTGGCTTCAGTGTTCTTCTGACTAGTTTTACACACACTGCTGTAGACAACATCCTGCTAAAGCTTGCCAAATTCAAAGTTGGCTTTTTGCGCTTGGGGCGAGCTCAGAAGGTTCATCCAGATATAAGAAAATttacagaagaagaaatttgCAGGTCCAGATCAATTAAATCTGTAGCAGATTTGGAAGAGATCTATAACAGTCAG CCAGTGGTAGCAACGTCTTGCATGGGAGTAAGCCACCCCATCTTTGTTAAGAAGCAGTTTGATTTCTGTATAGTTGATGAAGCTTCCCAAATAAGCCAGCTCATTTGTCTGGGCCCACTCTTCTGCTCCAAAAGATTTGTGCTGGTGGGGGATCATCAGCAGCTGCCTCCACTTGTACTGAATGCAGAAGCAAG AGATCTTGGCATGAGTGAAAGCTTATTTAAAAGGctggaacaaaaccaaaacgCTGTTGTCCAATTAACTGTACAATACAGAATGAATAG tAAAATTATGTCACTGAGTAACAAGTTGGTGTATGAAGGCAAACTGGAATGTGGCTCAGAGAAGGTGTCAAATGCCACAGTTAACTTACCCAACctaaaaaaattgaaactggATCTTGCAGATGCTTCAAAAACATGGTTGAAAGTAGTACTTGATCCAGACACACCTGTGTGttttctgaacacagaaaag GTCCCAGCACCAGAGCATGCAGAAAAAGGTGGTGTAAGTAACATAACAGAAGCTAAACTAGTACTCTTCCTCACATCCTTATTTATTAAG gCTGGCTGTAAACCTTCAGACATTGGCATTATATCACCATACAGACATCAATTAAAAACAATCACTGATTTGATGGCAAAGTTGAAGGAGAACAGAGTGGAAGTTAACACAGTAGACAAGTACCAAGGAAGAGACAAAAGTATCATAATTGTATCTTTTGTTCGGAACAGCAATGATGAAAAT CTTGGTGCCCTACTAAAGGACTGGCGACGTCTCAATGTTGCTATCACAAGAGCCAAGCACAAACTCATCTTGGTGGGCTGCGTGCCATCCCTGTGCCGCTACCCTCCTCTGGAGAAGCTGCTCTGCCATTTGCAGTCTGAAGCAATG ATCTTCAATCTTCCAGCAGGGGCCCATGAAAGTATCCACAAGTGTAACATTTTATGA
- the DNA2 gene encoding DNA replication ATP-dependent helicase/nuclease DNA2 isoform X1, which translates to MAESFQKKVTDSSDTILRNGLNNRYRVLEVRAIERNGSDPEKHLTITASQSLEDTELCILRNGWESVPVVPGDIIHLEGECNSGTWIINEQSGYLVLYPDLLLSGTTISNSIRCMRRAVLSERFRGSESGSRQTLIGTILHEIFQQSVTNNLSREKVEELASKIVCGQKYLKELYHLNLKQAEIMQEVEEYLPSFFKWAEDFIHNPANQNKMQLKLSNGEKLEDLSSTIQVVDILDVEENIWSPRFGLKGKIDVTARVKIHRQSGVQSRIVPLELKSGKESNSIEHRSQVILYTLLNLERRVDPEAGFLLYLKTGTMYPVSGARMDRRELMKLRNHVAFYLMHSTYKSTVGQHQSQLAALPPVTEDSQACKYCSQIHNCFLYSRAVEEKIASVSFPPALVPIIEKETRHLKPSHLEYFSLWYLMLTLELQSGEGKKGYKNIWTIPSSEREKAGDCVGNMIRIDEVQEISEGQYLHFFQRRNGAIPGTNLLVGDRVVVSGEENGLLGLATGYVREVSVTKVSCLLGRNLSKLPKNTILRLDHEEGDFGIGVPFENLSKLMKDTPVSERLRNLIIDFQKPCFIQHLSSVLPPEAKETVANILKGLNKPQKQAMKQVLLSKDYTLIVGMPGTGKTTTICALVRILSACGFSVLLTSFTHTAVDNILLKLAKFKVGFLRLGRAQKVHPDIRKFTEEEICRSRSIKSVADLEEIYNSQPVVATSCMGVSHPIFVKKQFDFCIVDEASQISQLICLGPLFCSKRFVLVGDHQQLPPLVLNAEARDLGMSESLFKRLEQNQNAVVQLTVQYRMNSKIMSLSNKLVYEGKLECGSEKVSNATVNLPNLKKLKLDLADASKTWLKVVLDPDTPVCFLNTEKVPAPEHAEKGGVSNITEAKLVLFLTSLFIKAGCKPSDIGIISPYRHQLKTITDLMAKLKENRVEVNTVDKYQGRDKSIIIVSFVRNSNDENLGALLKDWRRLNVAITRAKHKLILVGCVPSLCRYPPLEKLLCHLQSEAMISFFSMLFCERGKVRLTS; encoded by the exons ATGGCGGAGAG ttttcagaagaaagtgACAGACTCCTCTGACACAATACTTAGGAATGGGTTGAACAACAGATATCGTGTGTTGGAAGTCAGAGCAATAGAGAGAAATGGAAGTGACCCTGAGAAACACTTGACAATTACAGCATCTCAGTCACTGGAAGATACAGAACTGTGCATCCTCAGGAATGGCTG GGAGTCTGTTCCAGTTGTTCCAGGAGACATCATTCATTTAGAAGGAGAGTGTAATTCTGGTACCTGGATCATAAATGAACAGTCTGGATATCTGGTTCTGTACCCAGATCTGCTGCTTTCTGGCACTACGATATCAAATAGTATTCGATGTATGAGAAGAGCAGTGCTGAGTGAAAGGTTTAGG GGCTCAGAGTCTGGTTCACGCCAAACACTCATTGGTACCATTCTTCACGAAATTTTCCAGCAATCTGTAACAAATAATTTGTCACGAGAAAAAGTAGAAGAACTAGCAAGTAAAATTGTGTGTGGACAGAAGTATCTCAAAGAACT GTATCACTTAAATCTGAAACAAGCAGAAATAATGCAGGAAGTAGAAGAATATTTGccatcattttttaaatgggCAGAAGACTTCATACACAATCCAGCtaaccaaaataaaatgcaactaAAACT gtcAAATGGTGAAAAACTAGAAGATCTCTCTTCCACAATACAGGTTGTTGATATCTTGGATGTTGAGGAGAACATCTGGTCTCCcaggtttgggttgaaaggaaAGATTGATGTTACAGCCAGGGTCAAAATCCATCGCCAGTCTGGAGTACAGTCCAGGATAGTGCCATTAGAGCTCAAGTCTGGCAAGGAATCTAACTCCATAGAGCACAGAAGTCAG GTTATTCTGTACACGTTGTTGAATTTAGAAAGGAGAGTAGATCCTGAAGCTGGATTTCTTCTTTATCTTAAAACTGGTACTATGTATCCTGTTTCTGGAGCTCGCATGGACCGAAGAG AATTAATGAAGTTAAGAAACCATGTGGCCTTCTACTTAATGCACAGCACTTATAAATCTACTGTTGGACAACATCAGTCACAGCTTGCTGCTTTGCCTCCTGTAACTGAAGACAGTCAAGCCTGTAAATATTGCTCCCAAATACACAATTGCTTTCTGTACagcag AGCTGTAGAAGAAAAGATTGCCAGCGTgtcttttcctccagctctggtACCCATTATTGAGAAAGAGACTCGGCACCTCAAACCCTCCCATTTAGAGTATTTCAGCCTGTGGTATCTAATGCTAACCTTGGAGCTGCAAagtggagaggggaaaaagggatataaaaatatatggaCGATACCTTCTTCGGAAAG AGAGAAGGCTGGTGACTGTGTTGGAAACATGATCAGAATTGATGAAGTGCAGGAAATTTCTGAAGGACAGTATCTACATTTTTTCCAACGTAGAAATGGTGCCATACCTGGAACAAATTTATTGGTTGGTGATCGAGTGGTAGTGAGTGGAGAGGAAAATGGTTTACTTGGATTGGCTACTGGCTATGTTAGAGAAGTCAGTGTGACAAAAGTCTCCTGTTTGTTGGGCAG AAATTTGTCAAAGCTCCCCAAGAACACCATACTTAGGTTGGATCATGAAGAAGGAGATTTTGGCATAGGAGTCCCCTTTGAAAATCTTTCTAAACTAATGAAAGATACCCCAGTCAg TGAAAGGCTCCGCAACTTGATAATTGACTTCCAGAAGCCATGTTTTATTCAGCATTTGAGCTCTGTCCTTCCTCCAGAAGCAAAGGAAACtgttgcaaatattttaaagg gtcTGAATAAGCCTCAGAAACAGGCAATGAAGCAAGTGCTACTTTCGAAGGACTACACGCTTATTGTGGGTATGCCTGGAACAGGAAAAACGACCACAATATGTGCTCTA GTGAGAATTCTTTCTGCTTGTGGCTTCAGTGTTCTTCTGACTAGTTTTACACACACTGCTGTAGACAACATCCTGCTAAAGCTTGCCAAATTCAAAGTTGGCTTTTTGCGCTTGGGGCGAGCTCAGAAGGTTCATCCAGATATAAGAAAATttacagaagaagaaatttgCAGGTCCAGATCAATTAAATCTGTAGCAGATTTGGAAGAGATCTATAACAGTCAG CCAGTGGTAGCAACGTCTTGCATGGGAGTAAGCCACCCCATCTTTGTTAAGAAGCAGTTTGATTTCTGTATAGTTGATGAAGCTTCCCAAATAAGCCAGCTCATTTGTCTGGGCCCACTCTTCTGCTCCAAAAGATTTGTGCTGGTGGGGGATCATCAGCAGCTGCCTCCACTTGTACTGAATGCAGAAGCAAG AGATCTTGGCATGAGTGAAAGCTTATTTAAAAGGctggaacaaaaccaaaacgCTGTTGTCCAATTAACTGTACAATACAGAATGAATAG tAAAATTATGTCACTGAGTAACAAGTTGGTGTATGAAGGCAAACTGGAATGTGGCTCAGAGAAGGTGTCAAATGCCACAGTTAACTTACCCAACctaaaaaaattgaaactggATCTTGCAGATGCTTCAAAAACATGGTTGAAAGTAGTACTTGATCCAGACACACCTGTGTGttttctgaacacagaaaag GTCCCAGCACCAGAGCATGCAGAAAAAGGTGGTGTAAGTAACATAACAGAAGCTAAACTAGTACTCTTCCTCACATCCTTATTTATTAAG gCTGGCTGTAAACCTTCAGACATTGGCATTATATCACCATACAGACATCAATTAAAAACAATCACTGATTTGATGGCAAAGTTGAAGGAGAACAGAGTGGAAGTTAACACAGTAGACAAGTACCAAGGAAGAGACAAAAGTATCATAATTGTATCTTTTGTTCGGAACAGCAATGATGAAAAT CTTGGTGCCCTACTAAAGGACTGGCGACGTCTCAATGTTGCTATCACAAGAGCCAAGCACAAACTCATCTTGGTGGGCTGCGTGCCATCCCTGTGCCGCTACCCTCCTCTGGAGAAGCTGCTCTGCCATTTGCAGTCTGAAGCAATGATATCCTTTTTCTCCATGCTTTTTTGTGAAAGGGGAAAGGTAAGATTGACTTCCTGA